The DNA sequence CTGACGCATCATCCCGCCGGATCCACGCGAACGCCGCCGCAATCACGGGCACCGCGAGCCAATCGAACGCATACGTGCCGAGCACGAGCGCGAGCAGCAGCGCCCCGAACCAAATCCCGAGTCCTGGCTTCCGCATCAGCGGCTCCCTCCAGCCGGCGTGAACGTGAGCTTCGCCGAGACCTGCTCGGCGGGCAGGGCATCCGCGCTGCGCGGGAAACGCAGCTCGGCCAACTCGCCGCGCCGCCATAGCTCCATGCGGTCCGCATAACGCGAGCTCACGGGATTCCCGCTCTGTCCGCCGGGGTATGTGCCCCAGCCCTTCACCTCGGGCCCGAGCTCGACGACGAATCGCCACGAGGCACCGTGCGTGCCGTTACTCTCCGACGGCGACAGCGTGCCGGGACCGGACGTGACTTCGAGGCCCGTGCGCCCGAAGCCGGGCAGCCGGAGCAGGTGATGCACGTTCACCTGCCGTACATTCCCCCAACGCCACTGGCTGGGATCATTGCCCTGCGACGCGCGCGTCTCGGTCCACGCCTCGCGCAGCGCGCGCAATACGATCGCATCGCGCGTTTCGGTCGCATCACCGGTGCGACGGTCATCCCACCATGCATTGCCGGGGTCGCGGAGCAACATGACGAGCAGCATCTGCCCGGGCGTCGCGATGCGACGGTCCTCGCCGGGGATGATGAGCTCGTCCCAGGTATGCCGCGTGAGCGATGTGACGACGGCGTTGAACAGCACGGCCCACGCACTCGTGGGCGTGAACTCGGATTCTCCCGTGCTGAGATGCGTGAACGCAGCCTCGTCGTCGTTGGTCCAGGTACCTGCCGCCTGCGCCGCTGCGCGCGCCTCTCCGACGGCGCGCATCACGAACGGCGTGAGCTCGCTGCGCGGATCCGTATGGAAGCGCCGCATGTCATCCACGGTCACCGACGAATCGCCGCGGAGCAGGGCGTTGATGCGCATTGCCCGCCACGGCGAGGGCCAATCGGCACCCTGGTACCCGGGGCGCACACTGGGATCCATCGGCTGCTGGTTCGCGCTCGCGAGATACCCCTGGGCGGGATTGATGCTCTGCGGATACCAGCTCACGGGCTGGTCGCCGGTCCAATCGTTGGCGCGCGTGCTGCCGTCGAACGCGACGTCGCCGCGACCGTTGCCGGGACGGATGGGATATCGCCCGGTGCTGCGAATCCCGATGTTCCCCGCGCGGTCGGCGGTGAGCATGTTCTGCGCCGGCGTGTGGTAGCTCTCCATCCGCGCATAGAAGTCGCGCACGCCGGTCGCGCGCATGCCGCTGCGGAAGTTGTCGCCCTCGTTGCTCGGCTCGCGCGCGGTCCAGCGCTGCGAGACCCAGCCGAGCGCGGAGCGGAACAGGGGACCGCGATGCGTGGCGTAGAACGTATCCACCGCGACGGTGCCGCCGTTCGGATCACGATACGTCTCCACGCGCGTGCGCACGTCGGTCCACGCGCCATCGAGCATGTAGCGGCGCGGCGACGTGGAGTCATCGACCACTTCCTTATAGAAATCGACGACGTCGTTGCCGGTGTTGGTCATGGTCCACGCCATGTCGCGGTTGAACCCGATCGGGATGATCGGCGCGAGCGGGAAGCCGACGCCGTAGGCGTCCAGTTGGCCTGGCACCACCAAGTGCGCCTCGTACCAGATGCTCGGCAACGTGAGCTCGAGATGCGGATCGCCGGCGAGCAGGGCATGGCCGGTGGCCGAGCGCTGCGGAGCGACGGCCCAGTTGTTGGAGCCGATCACGGCCTCGCCGCGCGTGAGGGACTGCGCGAGCTGGCCGATCGCCTGCGCCATCGCGACGCGCGCGCTGTCGGGCTTCACGGGCGCAGGCAAGCGCCAGCGCGCGTCGATCTGCGCTGCCCGACGTCCCGCGACGGGCTCGATCGGCTCCTGGATCGGCGCGGTCACGCCGAACAGGGCATCAGCCGCGGCCTCACCCACCAACTGCGACACCGCGTGATGCGCGAGTTCGCCCTGCTGGAACGAAAGCGTCTGCGACATGCGGATCAACAGGAAGTAGGTATCCTGCGGATCGAAGCGCCGCGGCCGCCGGCCAAGCAGGCGATACTCCAGGGGCAGGTCCTGCGGACGCATGGCATCGATGTACGCGTTCACGCCGTTCATGTACGCCGTTACGTCGCGCTTCACGACGGCCGTGTCGGGCACGGCATTCCACTTGGCCAGCGCGCCCTCGGCCAGCGCGAGCCGCCGCGCCGAGCGGTCGAGAGGCAGGGCGCGTGCGCCGACGAGTTCGGTGAGCGTGCCGGCCACCGCGCGCTGGATCATCTCCATCTGGAACAGGCGATCGCGCGCATGGATCCAGCCCAGCGCGCGCGCGGCGTCCGCTTCCGTTTGCGCGAACACGTGCGGCACGCCGCGGTCGTCGTAGCGCACGTCCACGGAAGTGGAGAGTCCCGCGAGCTCCAATGATTGTTCGGCGGGCAGCTCGGCGCTGCGAACCACGGACCAGATGCCGGTGGTGGGGCTGATGAGTTGGCCCAGCGGAGGCACAGGCCCGATGGGGCGCAAGCCAACGAACAGCGCAGCCGCCAGTGCGACCGCGCTCAGGATGGTGGTGAAGAGACGCATGTGAAGAATCTAAAGGGAGATGAGGCTACTCCACCCAGCCGTCGTTCCGTGCCTTGATCGCCACCCACAGCGAGAACGCGCCCATCGCGAAGATGAAGCCGGGCACCCCCAGCGCATGTCCGGCCCCGACGCGAGCGATCGCCTGCATGCCGAAGACCGTGTACCCGAACTGGATGGTGACGAAGACCAGGCTCAGCAGGAGCAGCGTCTGCGCCGCCGCCTTGCGGGCGACCAGCGCCACGCCGCCGAGCAGTCCGAGAGTCGTCGCGAGCCCAAACACGATCATCAACCACATCGGCCGCTCCTCGCGCAGCAATCGTTGCGCCTCGGGAAGCGCAGCCGCCTGCTCGGCTGTGGTCATGAGATCGAGCGTCAGCATGACGACGCCCAGCGCCATCCAGAGGACGATGACGATGCTGGCCGGCTTGAACCACTTTGCAGGAGATGGCATGGGGCAGACTGGTGCAGGGAGAGGGTGAACGGCGCCCCCGAACTTAGCACTCTGTCCAATTTCCGCATCTGTGGCCTGTCACAAATTGCGGACATCTGGCGTAGGGCATTCCAGCGCATCCCATTGTCCTACATGCACTTGGATTTTCCCCGACGGCTGGAACGGGGCTTGCTCCCATATTCAATAGAAGTACCGCAGCCGTCCCATCCCACGCTTGGAGTCCCTATGCTCCGCCCCCGATTCGCCCTCGCGGCTCTCGCCGTCACCGTGCTCGCGCTCAGCGGCTGTTCGATCAAGCGCGTCGAGCGCATCGATCCCAACTCCGTCACCGACCTCTCGGGCCGCTGGAACGACGCGGACTCGCGCCTCGTGGCCAATGCGATGATTGCCCAGTCGCTGGAGTCGTCGTGGGCGCGTGATTACGCCGCGGCCAACGGCGGCACGCCGCCAGCGCTGATCGTCGGCCAGGTGCGCAACCGCACCATGGAACACATCCCGGTGAGCACGTTCATCCGCGACATGGAACGCGCCTTCGTGCAGAGCGGCGCGGTGCGCCTGGTGGCGAGCGCCGAGGAGCGCGAGGAACTGCGCGGCGAACGCGCCGACCAGCAGACCAATGCCTCGGCGGAGACGCGCGCGCGCATGGCCCGCGAGCTGGGCGCCCGCTACATGCTGCAAGGCGAGGTGCAGGCGATCGAAGACCAGGAAGGCCGCGAGCGCGTGGTCTTCTACCAGGTGGACCTCACCCTGACGGACCTCGAGACGAACGTCCGCACGTGGGTGGGGCAGCACAAGATCAAGAAGTACATCCAGAGCCGTCGGATCACGCCGTAACCACGCCGCATTCCGGAGCTGAACATGCGTAGCGCCTTGCTTCTCGTCGTTGCCGCCGCCTGCGCGCCGTATCCGCAGCGCGTGAACCAACCGGTGACGATCCCCAACAACGCCAACATCCCACAACTCGAAGGGGCCGACGCCGCGGCCGCGCAGCAGGCGGAGTACGCGCAGCTGCGCTACTCGGCGGATTCCGTCTACGCCCTCGCCATCCGTGGCTGCCAGCCGGGCATCTGCGATGCGATCGGCCGCGGCGAGATCGTGCTCGGCATGTCGCCCGACCAAGTGATGGCCGCGGCGAAGACCGGCCCGCAGGCTTGGGTGGTCCGCCGCTTCGATGGCTTCGGCACGATGGTGCCGGCCTCGCAGTCGGCCACGCCGTACGATCGCGTCGGGCAAGTGATGGTCGTGCAGCTCGATCAGGGTCGCGCGGCTGTCGTCAGCCGCCGTGGGCCGCAGGGCATCATGGTGGCGAGCACGCCGCAGGACCAGACGACGCAGGCCCGCGCGCGTGCGCAGGCCGAGGCGCTGGTGCGCGAAGGCGATGATCTCGTGGCCGCAAATGACATGGCGGGCGCGCTGAATCGCTACGACCGCGCCAGCGTGCTCGATCCGGACCAGCCGGAGATCGAGTACAAGGCTGCGCGCCTGCTCGACCTGCAACTGCGGCCGCAGGAGGCGCTCATGCGCTACCAGCGCTTCCTGCTCTCGATGGAGCTCGAGCGCATCCGCGCCCAGGGCGAGGCCAATGCACGGCTCGCCGAGGCGATTGCCCTCGCGCAGCAACGCGTGATCGTCCTGCGCGGCGAAGTGCCGCGCTAACGCCTTGCGTCCCACCCGCGGCTGGCTGGCCCTCGCGCTCCCGCTCGTGCTCGGCACGAGCGGCTGCGCGACGGCCAATGCGGCGTGGCGCGCCGGGCCGATGGGCATCGCGGCGGAGTGGACGATTCGCGATCACCTGATGTACGGCCGCGCCGACCAGGCGTGGATCGCCATGGGCGACAAGAAGGTCGCCCCGCGCGACGCGCTGCTGCGCCACATGTATCGGGGTGTCATCGCCTTGCACGCGCACGAGTACGCGGCCGGTGCCAAGTCGATGGACCGCGCCTGGCAGATCGTCGAGGATCGCTACACCAAGCGCCTGTCGGCGGGCGCGATGTCGCTCATGACCTCGGACGCGGCGCTGCCGTATTATCCGCTCGCCACGGAGCACTACTTCGTGCCGTACTACGGCGCGCTGAACTGGCTGGCGCAGGGCAACCTCGACGAGACCGCCGTGGAGGCGCGGCGCCTCGCGATGCTGCTGCAGGCCGAGGGCCGCAAGCCGGCACGGGAGCTTGAAGGCGCGCTACGCTACTTCACGGGCGTGATGTTCGAGGCGGCCGGCGAGTACGAGGATGCGCGCGTCGCCTATCGGAACGCCACGGCGCTGCTCGGCACGCTGCCCGGCGACACGCTGCGGGCCGGTGCGGATAGCGGCGACGTCGTGGTCATCGTCGAAGACGGCTTCGTCGGCCGTCCGCAGCCGCAGACGCTGGGCATCTACACCAACAGCGACGAGCTGGTGGGGTTGACCACCGGCTCGGATGCGAATCGCATCATCATCGCGAATCGCGTGGCGAACCGGCGCTACGACCCGTTCAATCACGACGCCAGCCTGGGCTGGCTCACGTACGAAGTGAACTGGGCCACCTTCGGCGACCCGACGCCGGGGCCGCATCCCATCGAGGTGCGCACGAATCCCCGGACGTTCCCGCTGCTGCAGGCCGACGTGACCGGCTCGGTGGGCGGCGACTTCGAGCGTGAGGTGCCCGCGAAGCTCGCGCGCGGCATCGCGCGCGCGGCGGTGCGCTACGCGGCCATGCGGGCGGCCGAGGGCCAGATCGACCGCGCCATCAACGGCGACGAAGACGACGAGGACAAAGAGGACACGCGCTCGCAGCGCATTCCCCGCATGCTCTTCGGCCTCCTGCTCGGCGCGTTCTCGGTGAGCTCAACGGTCATTGACCAGCCGGACCTGCGCGCCTGGCAGCTGCTGCCGCACCGC is a window from the Pseudogemmatithrix spongiicola genome containing:
- a CDS encoding penicillin-binding protein activator LpoB, with the protein product MLRPRFALAALAVTVLALSGCSIKRVERIDPNSVTDLSGRWNDADSRLVANAMIAQSLESSWARDYAAANGGTPPALIVGQVRNRTMEHIPVSTFIRDMERAFVQSGAVRLVASAEEREELRGERADQQTNASAETRARMARELGARYMLQGEVQAIEDQEGRERVVFYQVDLTLTDLETNVRTWVGQHKIKKYIQSRRITP
- a CDS encoding penicillin acylase family protein; protein product: MRLFTTILSAVALAAALFVGLRPIGPVPPLGQLISPTTGIWSVVRSAELPAEQSLELAGLSTSVDVRYDDRGVPHVFAQTEADAARALGWIHARDRLFQMEMIQRAVAGTLTELVGARALPLDRSARRLALAEGALAKWNAVPDTAVVKRDVTAYMNGVNAYIDAMRPQDLPLEYRLLGRRPRRFDPQDTYFLLIRMSQTLSFQQGELAHHAVSQLVGEAAADALFGVTAPIQEPIEPVAGRRAAQIDARWRLPAPVKPDSARVAMAQAIGQLAQSLTRGEAVIGSNNWAVAPQRSATGHALLAGDPHLELTLPSIWYEAHLVVPGQLDAYGVGFPLAPIIPIGFNRDMAWTMTNTGNDVVDFYKEVVDDSTSPRRYMLDGAWTDVRTRVETYRDPNGGTVAVDTFYATHRGPLFRSALGWVSQRWTAREPSNEGDNFRSGMRATGVRDFYARMESYHTPAQNMLTADRAGNIGIRSTGRYPIRPGNGRGDVAFDGSTRANDWTGDQPVSWYPQSINPAQGYLASANQQPMDPSVRPGYQGADWPSPWRAMRINALLRGDSSVTVDDMRRFHTDPRSELTPFVMRAVGEARAAAQAAGTWTNDDEAAFTHLSTGESEFTPTSAWAVLFNAVVTSLTRHTWDELIIPGEDRRIATPGQMLLVMLLRDPGNAWWDDRRTGDATETRDAIVLRALREAWTETRASQGNDPSQWRWGNVRQVNVHHLLRLPGFGRTGLEVTSGPGTLSPSESNGTHGASWRFVVELGPEVKGWGTYPGGQSGNPVSSRYADRMELWRRGELAELRFPRSADALPAEQVSAKLTFTPAGGSR